In the genome of Tetrapisispora phaffii CBS 4417 chromosome 14, complete genome, one region contains:
- the TPHA0N01970 gene encoding GAG-pre-integrase domain-containing protein, translating into MQKSNGSFKQVGYAIKDLYVLGTLPRPQVDVSQYSFVAADKLLPTIKPGLSHQSLTHARLGHPSVGLYNRLASIIEEPRINENTFTLCPTCSLSKATMYKGKSSTTKYDHVLELIQVDLCGGFRYNGYEDHKYFMTIHDAASRYYNVIHLKSKSDAADELIVGSPKLRTSFYTEV; encoded by the coding sequence ATGCAAAAGTCTAACGGTTCATTCAAACAGGTTGGTTATGCTATTAAAGATCTTTATGTTTTAGGTACCCTCCCTCGACCACAGGTAGACGTTTCTCAGTACTCATTCGTAGCTGCTGATAAACTACTTCCTACTATCAAGCCAGGGTTGTCTCATCAATCGCTAACGCATGCCCGGCTAGGACATCCATCTGTCGGATTATACAATCGTTTAGCATCTATCATAGAGGAACCAAGGATCAATGAGAACACCTTCACGCTTTGCCCAACATGTTCTTTATCCAAAGCCACAATGTACAAAGGCAAGTCCTCTACCACAAAATATGATCATGTACTAGAACTGATCCAGGTAGATCTTTGTGGTGGATTCCGATACAACGGGTACGAAGATCACAAATACTTTATGACAATCCATGATGCTGCCTCCAGATACTACAATGTCATTCACCTAAAATCCAAATCTGATGCTGCAGATGAATTGATTGTTGGATCACCAAAGCTGAGAACCAGTTTTTACACAGAGGTTTGA